One Salvia hispanica cultivar TCC Black 2014 unplaced genomic scaffold, UniMelb_Shisp_WGS_1.0 HiC_scaffold_360, whole genome shotgun sequence DNA window includes the following coding sequences:
- the LOC125199029 gene encoding uncharacterized protein LOC125199029, which yields MGICSSCESTSVATAKLILADGRLQEFLYPVKVSYVLQKNPAFFICNSDEMDFDDVVSAVSDDDELQPGQLYFALPLSQLRHRLQAEEMAALAVKASSALTKSGCGDKCGCRRNILVFPGENDLRKSVKAAAGNGVNCRSGGRRSGGGRRGKVTARLSAIPE from the coding sequence atgGGAATTTGCAGTTCGTGCGAATCAACCTCCGTTGCTACGGCGAAGCTGATACTCGCCGACGGAAGATTGCAGGAATTTCTGTATCCTGTCAAGGTCTCCTACGTATTGCAGAAGAATCCGGCGTTTTTCATCTGCAATTCCGACGAGATGGATTTCGACGACGTCGTATCGGCGGTCAGCGACGACGACGAGCTGCAGCCCGGCCAGCTCTACTTCGCGCTGCCGCTCAGCCAGCTCAGGCACCGCCTTCAGGCGGAGGAGATGGCGGCATTGGCCGTCAAGGCCAGCTCGGCTCTGACGAAGAGCGGCTGCGGCGACAAATGCGGCTGCCGGAGGAATATTCTCGTGTTTCCCGGCGAGAACGATCTGAGAAAATCGGTCAAGGCGGCTGCCGGAAACGGCGTGAATTGTAGATCTGGGGGCAGGAGATCCGGCGGCGGGCGGAGAGGGAAGGTCACGGCGCGGCTGAGTGCGATACCCGAGTAG